In the Deltaproteobacteria bacterium genome, TCGTCGGAGGGGTGCTGGCCGGGGCGTACCAGGCCCTGGCGCCGAAGATCGAGGCCAACCGTATCGAGGAGGAGCGCAGGGCCATCTACGCCGTGCTCGGCGACATAGCCTCCTACGAGACCATCGAAAGGGAGGTCACCACGCCCAAGGGGCCGGAGACGATCAGGATATTCAAGGGGGTGGACAGTAACGGCAACCCCCTGGGCTACGCCTTCCTCGCCGAGGGACCGGGTTTCGCCGCCGTCATAAAGATGATGGTGGGACTCAACGTGGACGGCGCAACGCTCACGGGCCTGAAGGTCATCGAGCAGCTCGAAACCCCGGGCCTGGGCAACAAGATAGCGGAAGACAAGTTCCAGGACCAGTTCAAGGGCCTTGCCATAAAACCCAAGATCGAGTACCTTAAGAACAGAAAACCGGAAAAGCCTTACCAGATACAGGCCATAACGGGCGCCACCATATCGAGCAAGGCCGTGGTGGACGCCCTGAACGCGCGACTGGAGACCGTGCTCGATCTGCTCGGGGACGAGCTGCACGGGGATTGATCCTTCGGGGAAATTTTTTGCAATAGGGCTCCCTCAAACCGGCTCTCATTAAAAGTCTTCGAAGGAGGTTTGGGGGAAACCTTCTACAGAAGGTTTCCCTCATGAGAGTGCTTGTAGGCAACGACGTAAGTAGATGCCCCTACAGAGCGGCAGAACAAAGCAGACCAAGGCGCGGCGAAGGTGAGGAACGAGGCGTACTTTGCGGTACGCCGCAGTGACGAGCCGAGGAGCAACGAAGGTATGCGCAGTTATGACGCTCTGTATAGTTAA is a window encoding:
- a CDS encoding RnfABCDGE type electron transport complex subunit G, with translation MKNSPVGMIAVLTLTAVIVGGVLAGAYQALAPKIEANRIEEERRAIYAVLGDIASYETIEREVTTPKGPETIRIFKGVDSNGNPLGYAFLAEGPGFAAVIKMMVGLNVDGATLTGLKVIEQLETPGLGNKIAEDKFQDQFKGLAIKPKIEYLKNRKPEKPYQIQAITGATISSKAVVDALNARLETVLDLLGDELHGD